CGTCGGGCCGGCGTGCACCACACCGAGGAGGACGGCGAACGTGATGAAGTCGAACAGCGAGCTCACCGGTCCGAAGACGAGCATGAACCGACGGACCGCGCCGACGTCCCAGCGCGCGGGAGACGTGAGCCGTTCGTGATCCACACGGTCCGTCGGGATCGCCAGCTGCCCGAGGTCGTAGATCAGGTTGTTCAGGAGGACCTGCGCGGGCAGCAGCGGGAGGAACGGCAGGAAGCTCGCCGCGACGGCAGCGCTGAGCATGTTGCCGATGTTCGACGAGGTGCCCATCATCACGTACTTGAGGGTGTTGGCGAACACCCGCCGACCGGTCCGGACGGCGGTGGCGACTGCGTCGAGTCGTTTGTCGAGCAGGACGACGTCCGCCGCGTCCCGGGCGACGTCGGTCGCCGAGAGCACCGAGATGCCGACGTCCGCCGCGTGCAGCGCGAGCGCGTCGTTCACGCCGTCGCCGAGGAACGCGACGGTCCTCCCCGCGTCGCGGAGCGCACGCACGACGACCGCCTTGTCCGCGGGGCGGACACGAGCGACGACGCCGGCGTCGAGCACCCGGGAAGCGAGGGCAGCCAGGGTCTGGTCGGCTGCAGCACCGATCTCGCTCCCGAGCAGGGCGGAACCGACGGGGATGCCGACGTCGCGCGCGAGACCGGCGGCGACCACCGGGTCATCGCCGGTCACCACGACGACCTGGACACCGAGGTCACGCAACGCGCCGATGGCGTCCGCGACGCCGGCGCGGGGCGGGTCCTCGAACACGAGGAACCCCTCGAGCACGAACGCACTGCTGACCGCGATCGGGTCCGCGGTCGTCGTCGCTCGGGGCACGGCCGCGGTCGCGACCGCGAGCACCCGGTGACCGGCGGCGAGCAACCGCTGCAAGGTCTCCTGGCCAGCGGGTGCGACGTCGCTGCACCGCGCCAGCACGACGTCCGGAGCGCCCTTGACGACCAGGCGGCGGCTTCCGTCGTGTTCGAGGACCAGCGCCGACGAGGTCATCCGCTCGTGGTCGAACGGCCGGGTGGCGAGGACGACCGGTGAGCCGTCCGGTGCCGCGTTCGCCGCCGACGCGTCGAGGATCTCGCGGTCGAGGACGTCGGCGACCGAGCCGGCCGCACCGTCGGCGCGCACGTCTGGTGGCACGGTAACCCGGGCCACGCCCAGGAGCGTCGAAGCGGGGCGACCACTGGGGTCCAGCGCATCCTGGAAGCGGAGGCCCCCCGACGTGAGCGTGCCGGTCTTGTCGGTGACGAGGACGTCGACACCGCCGAGATCCTCGACGCACACGAGACGCTTCACGAGCACATCCGACCGCTTGAGGAGTCGGGCGCCGGAGGCGAGCGCGGTGCTCACCACGGCGGGGAGCAGCTGCGGCGTCACCCCGACGGCGATCGCCAGCGCGAACAGCACCGTCGTCAGCAGTGGGCGGGAGAACGCGATCCCGGCCACCACGATCAGGACCATCAGCGACACGGCGACCCAGACCAGTAGCATCGAGAAGCGCGCCAGGCCGGCCTGGAACGCTGTCTCGGGCGCACGGGAACGCAGACCAGCAGCGATGCCGCCGAACTCCGTCGCCCTCCCGGTGGCCGTCACCCGCGCATCACCGGAACCGGCGACGACGACTGCGCCCTGGAGCACGGATTCGTCGGTCCGGTGTTCCACGGGACGGGACTCTCCCGTGAGGACGCTCTCGTCGAGTTGGAGATCCTGTGCCGACACGAGTGCTGCGTCCGCGGGCACGACGCTGCCGACCCCGAGGCGCACGAGGTCACCGACGACCACGTCGCGCACGTCGACGGTCGTCCAGACCCCGTCGCGGAGCGCCCGAGCGGTGTGCCGCAACTGGTCGGCCATCGCCGAGGACACCAGCGCGGATCGGTACTCGTTGACCGTACCGAGCCCGACGCTCGTGAGGAGGATGACGGTGATCACGACGGCGTCCTGCACCTGCCCGAGCACTGCGGAGACGACCGCGGTGGCGAGCAGGAGGAGGAGCACGACGTTGCGGAACTGTCCGGCGATCGTGCGCACGAGGCTCGGTGCCGATGTGCCAACGGCGTTCGGCCCGTCCTCGGCGAGCCGCGCCGCCGCGGCTGTTGACGTGAGCCCTTCGGCGAGGTCGGCAGTGGGCGCCGTGGAGGTCGGACCGTTCATCGTCGGCGCGGGTCCGGTGAGCGCAGCGGCGCGATGCACACCGGAGTTCGCGAACCACTGATGAGCTCGTGTGCAGTGGAGCCGAAGAGCCGACCCTCAAGCGTCGACGTGTGATGTCGTCCGAGGACGACAATCGACGCGTCCTCGGCGTACCTGCCAAGGACGTCGGCCGTGTCGCCTTCCTCGACGACAGGTCGGTGTTGCAGTCCGGGGAACCGGGTGTGGAGGAGCCGTTCGGCGTCGATCAGGACCTCCCGTGCGTGCGTTTCGACGAGTTCGGGGTCCTCGAAGGCGCTCAGCGTTCCGACCCGGGCGGGTTCGGCGACCTTCCACGAGCGCACCAAACTGAGCCGCCGGTGCTCCCGGACGGCCTGGGACCCGGCGAAGCGGAGCGCGGTGTCACCAGTGGCGTCGTCGACCCCGAGGACGACGTCCCCGTGCGTCGGTCGCCAGTCCTCCGGGACGACGACGGTCGGACCGTTCGCGAGGGTCGGCACGCGTTCGGGCATCCACCCGTCGAGCGCTGTTCGGACGCGGTGCTGGCGCCGGTTCCCGATGACGAGCAGGTCCGCGGTCGATGCAGCGTCCGCGAGCATCCGGTCAGGCACCCCTGACAGCCGGAACACTGCGACGTCAACCCGCTGGTGTGCCACGGTCAGGCGCTCTGCGGCGCGGGCGAGCCGTCGGTCGAGGGCCAGTCGGTCACCTCCCCATCCGTTGGTGACGGTGATGAGCTCGACCCGGCTCCCTGGCGTGAGGCGCCGGACGGCCACCCAGTCCACCGCTCGGTCACTCGCCTCGTGTCCGTCGATGCCGACCACCACGTGTTCGGTCCCGACGACGCTGCTGTCGCGCATCACCGCACCTCGGCGTGCAGCTGTTCCGGACGGCGCTCGGACTCCGCGCCCCCACCGGTGTGCGTCGGTTCGGGGACGATGCACACCGGCGCGTGCCCCTCGTGCATCAGGCGTTCACCGACCGACCCCGTGATGAACCCGCCCAGTGCCGTCCGGTGGCGACGCCCGACCACGATCAACGACGCACCCCGGGACGACCGGAGGACCACGTCGCGAGCTTGCCCCTCGACGGCTTCGCCGGTGACGTGGAGCCCTGGCTGCGCGGCACCGACCGCCCGGAGCGCGGCCCGGAGTTCGAGGTCGGCCTCCTTCGACCAGAGGTCTCGGTCCTCCTGGAGGTCGACCGCAGCGTAGGCGTCGACCGCGCTCGGGACCGCCCAGGCGCGCACGAGGGCGAGCTCGTGACGGCCACGGGCCGCTCGGTCGGCGGCCCAGGACAGCGCGGCGGACGCGGACCGCCCGTCGACACCGACGACGACCGGACCGTCGGACCGCTCCCAGTGTTCCGGGACCACCACGACCGGGGTGACGGCGTGCGCGACCACCCGCTCGGCCACGCGTCCCCGCGCCGCGGCGACGAACGTGTGCACCTGGTTGCCGCCGATCACGAGCATGTCGCCGCGCGTGGCGTCCGACACGAGGCGATCCACGGTCGGCCCGCCGGTCACGTCGTGCCGGACGGTGAGCTCGGCATGCGTCGAGCGCAAGCGCTGCTCCGCCGCCTCGAGTCGCTCTTCGGACCGTTCGAGGGCCTCGCCGGTGTACTCGCTCACGGTGACCAGCCGCACGCTGTCCGTCGCAGGGTCGACGGCGTCCGCGATCCAGTCCACGGTCCTCCAGGCGGCAGTCGTGTCGTCGATGGCGACGGTGTAGGCGGTCATGGTCACTCCCTTCGCAGTGGACACCGGTTGCGCCCACCTGCGGCTCCAGCCGCATCCCATCACCGCACGCTAGGTGCGGGCGGACGACGCCGGCAGGGCCGAAGGTCCCGCCCACCGGCGCTCCCTCGCGGCGCCGAGCAAGGACCTCCGACCCTGTCGTGCCGACGGCCAGCCCGCGACACAGCCGCCATGATGACCAGACACCGAACCCAGCCCACCGCCCGCCGTCACGTCCCGCGCTCGGCGGTCGTCCTCGGCATCGTCGTCGCTCTGACAGCCGTCACGGGAGGCGCCGCCGCAGCCGTCACGACGACACAGGACGACCCGTCCAGGATCGGCGCGACGGAGCGCGTGACCGGCCCGCGGTTCCTCAGCGGCACCGACGTCGAGGTCGCCGGGAACGTGGACGGGGACGTGTACGCCGCCGGCCAGAACGTGACCGTGAGTGGGCGGGTCACCGGGGACGTCA
The Curtobacterium citreum genome window above contains:
- a CDS encoding cation-translocating P-type ATPase, which gives rise to MNGPTSTAPTADLAEGLTSTAAAARLAEDGPNAVGTSAPSLVRTIAGQFRNVVLLLLLATAVVSAVLGQVQDAVVITVILLTSVGLGTVNEYRSALVSSAMADQLRHTARALRDGVWTTVDVRDVVVGDLVRLGVGSVVPADAALVSAQDLQLDESVLTGESRPVEHRTDESVLQGAVVVAGSGDARVTATGRATEFGGIAAGLRSRAPETAFQAGLARFSMLLVWVAVSLMVLIVVAGIAFSRPLLTTVLFALAIAVGVTPQLLPAVVSTALASGARLLKRSDVLVKRLVCVEDLGGVDVLVTDKTGTLTSGGLRFQDALDPSGRPASTLLGVARVTVPPDVRADGAAGSVADVLDREILDASAANAAPDGSPVVLATRPFDHERMTSSALVLEHDGSRRLVVKGAPDVVLARCSDVAPAGQETLQRLLAAGHRVLAVATAAVPRATTTADPIAVSSAFVLEGFLVFEDPPRAGVADAIGALRDLGVQVVVVTGDDPVVAAGLARDVGIPVGSALLGSEIGAAADQTLAALASRVLDAGVVARVRPADKAVVVRALRDAGRTVAFLGDGVNDALALHAADVGISVLSATDVARDAADVVLLDKRLDAVATAVRTGRRVFANTLKYVMMGTSSNIGNMLSAAVAASFLPFLPLLPAQVLLNNLIYDLGQLAIPTDRVDHERLTSPARWDVGAVRRFMLVFGPVSSLFDFITFAVLLGVVHAGPTEFRTVWFVESLLTQSLVVFVVRTNRVPSWRSRPGRWLTLGALGSAALGVVLPLSPIGVLVDFAPLPGSLLAVIAVIAVVYLLLVEGLKAFAFRYVFRNDLGAHHTAHHVRRFAARFGRTR
- a CDS encoding universal stress protein — protein: MRDSSVVGTEHVVVGIDGHEASDRAVDWVAVRRLTPGSRVELITVTNGWGGDRLALDRRLARAAERLTVAHQRVDVAVFRLSGVPDRMLADAASTADLLVIGNRRQHRVRTALDGWMPERVPTLANGPTVVVPEDWRPTHGDVVLGVDDATGDTALRFAGSQAVREHRRLSLVRSWKVAEPARVGTLSAFEDPELVETHAREVLIDAERLLHTRFPGLQHRPVVEEGDTADVLGRYAEDASIVVLGRHHTSTLEGRLFGSTAHELISGSRTPVCIAPLRSPDPRRR
- a CDS encoding universal stress protein, which codes for MTAYTVAIDDTTAAWRTVDWIADAVDPATDSVRLVTVSEYTGEALERSEERLEAAEQRLRSTHAELTVRHDVTGGPTVDRLVSDATRGDMLVIGGNQVHTFVAAARGRVAERVVAHAVTPVVVVPEHWERSDGPVVVGVDGRSASAALSWAADRAARGRHELALVRAWAVPSAVDAYAAVDLQEDRDLWSKEADLELRAALRAVGAAQPGLHVTGEAVEGQARDVVLRSSRGASLIVVGRRHRTALGGFITGSVGERLMHEGHAPVCIVPEPTHTGGGAESERRPEQLHAEVR